One region of Limnospira fusiformis SAG 85.79 genomic DNA includes:
- the sir gene encoding sulfite reductase, ferredoxin dependent translates to MTSPTFTKSAEKLSKLEAIKERSNQLREPLATELLNDRNYLTEDAVQILKFHGSYQQDNRDNRVPGQEKDYQFMLRTRSPGGFIPPELYQTLDHLADEYGNGTLRTTTRQGFQLHGILKKNLKTVLSSIIKSMGSTLGACGDLNRNVMAPPAPYCDRPEYEYAKTYANYIADLLTPQTGAYYEIWLDGEKIVSAEENPEVKAARDRNGNGTIFHEGEEPIYGKHYMPRKFKCAVTVPGDNSVDIYTQDVGLVVITNAAGELEGFNVLAGGGMGRTHRKEETFPRIADEIGYVDRADIYDLVKAIVATQRDYGDRTNRRHARMKYLIEDWGVDKFRAQVEDYFGKPLKPFKPLPPWKYQDYLGWHEQGDGNLFLGISVENGRVKDDGSFRLKAALQQINQKFELPMLITGNHNIILYQISPKHQKTIDRLLKEHGVLPETEIDPLVRYAMACPAFPTCGLAITESERAIPGILDRIRVLLDKVGLEQEHFVVRMTGCPNGCARPYMAELGFVGSAPDTYQVWLGGSPNQTRLAEPFMERLALCDLEAVLEPIFVGFKQNRQPSESFGDFCHRVGLDSIRTFVSNYQVDSSMNIETKEIPVPTSVETPSNEAPAPQAPVDPSKIRHRVSVRHDIYSQLKDESKRQSKPIVEIATQAIEEYLAKVRAES, encoded by the coding sequence ATGACAAGCCCTACATTTACCAAATCAGCGGAAAAGCTCTCTAAACTTGAAGCTATCAAAGAGCGCAGTAATCAACTGCGGGAGCCTTTAGCTACTGAACTGCTGAACGATCGCAACTATTTGACAGAGGATGCGGTTCAGATTCTCAAGTTTCATGGCTCCTACCAACAGGATAACCGAGATAATCGGGTTCCGGGACAAGAGAAAGATTATCAGTTTATGTTGCGAACCCGCAGCCCAGGCGGATTTATCCCCCCTGAACTTTATCAGACTCTGGATCATCTAGCGGATGAATACGGGAATGGGACACTGCGGACAACTACCCGCCAAGGGTTCCAACTCCATGGGATTCTCAAAAAGAACCTGAAAACGGTTCTCTCTAGCATTATCAAAAGCATGGGCTCGACTCTGGGTGCTTGTGGAGACTTGAACCGGAATGTGATGGCTCCTCCAGCCCCCTATTGCGATCGCCCTGAGTATGAGTATGCGAAAACCTACGCGAATTATATTGCGGATCTGCTGACTCCTCAGACTGGGGCTTATTATGAAATTTGGCTCGATGGGGAAAAAATAGTTAGTGCGGAGGAAAACCCGGAAGTCAAAGCGGCGCGCGATCGCAATGGTAATGGCACAATTTTCCATGAGGGGGAAGAGCCGATCTATGGCAAGCATTATATGCCCCGTAAGTTTAAGTGTGCGGTAACAGTCCCCGGAGATAACTCTGTTGATATTTATACCCAAGATGTGGGTTTGGTGGTCATAACTAATGCGGCGGGAGAATTGGAGGGATTTAACGTCCTAGCAGGCGGCGGTATGGGTAGAACTCACCGCAAGGAAGAAACCTTCCCCCGTATAGCTGATGAAATTGGCTATGTCGATCGCGCTGATATTTATGATTTGGTGAAGGCGATCGTAGCAACCCAGCGGGATTATGGCGATCGCACTAACCGCCGCCACGCGCGGATGAAATATTTAATTGAGGATTGGGGAGTTGACAAATTCCGCGCTCAGGTTGAGGATTATTTTGGCAAACCCCTAAAACCTTTTAAACCCCTGCCTCCCTGGAAATATCAAGATTACCTGGGATGGCATGAACAGGGCGACGGTAACTTATTTCTGGGTATCTCGGTAGAAAATGGTCGGGTGAAAGATGACGGGAGTTTCCGGCTGAAGGCGGCTTTACAGCAAATTAACCAAAAGTTTGAGTTGCCAATGTTAATTACAGGCAACCATAACATTATCCTGTATCAGATTTCGCCCAAACACCAAAAGACAATCGATCGCCTTCTGAAAGAACATGGGGTTTTGCCAGAAACAGAAATTGATCCTCTGGTCCGCTATGCCATGGCCTGTCCAGCTTTCCCGACTTGTGGATTAGCAATTACAGAATCTGAACGTGCAATCCCTGGTATCCTGGACCGGATTCGGGTATTGTTGGACAAGGTAGGGCTGGAACAGGAGCATTTTGTCGTTAGGATGACAGGATGTCCCAATGGATGTGCCAGACCCTACATGGCGGAACTGGGGTTCGTCGGTAGCGCTCCCGACACCTACCAGGTTTGGCTGGGAGGCTCTCCTAACCAAACGCGACTAGCTGAACCTTTTATGGAACGGCTGGCTCTATGTGACCTAGAAGCAGTTCTGGAGCCGATTTTTGTTGGCTTTAAACAGAATCGGCAACCGTCCGAGAGTTTTGGCGATTTTTGCCATCGTGTTGGTTTAGACTCCATCCGCACTTTTGTATCCAATTACCAAGTAGATTCCTCGATGAACATTGAGACGAAAGAAATCCCTGTCCCGACTTCCGTAGAAACACCCTCTAATGAGGCTCCCGCGCCCCAAGCTCCGGTCGATCCTAGCAAAATTCGACATCGGGTTAGTGTGCGTCATGACATCTATAGTCAACTAAAAGATGAGTCCAAACGCCAAAGCAAACCAATTGTGGAAATTGCTACCCAGGCGATTGAGGAGTACCTAGCTAAGGTGCGAGCTGAGTCCTAA
- a CDS encoding 16S rRNA (uracil(1498)-N(3))-methyltransferase produces MRELQRIAIASEQFHDQQVDLTAGQQHYLGRVLRLQPGDRFIILDGRGGWWLAIWKGGQNATVVEPIRINNELPIPVTLWVSMPKGSGFEEIVRCTTELGVSRLVPIMSARTVVVPSPQKLARWRRIATEAAEQSERQILPEITDPLSIQQAWETLSDQGEEVDKYICVARGDFPHLLNCLLAARTGQGKGYVYNSLLLAIGPEGGWTTPEVEEAINRRFQPVSLGSRILRSVTAPMVALSLVAAVSEMDNY; encoded by the coding sequence ATGAGGGAACTTCAACGGATCGCGATCGCTTCTGAACAATTCCACGACCAACAAGTAGACCTGACTGCTGGACAACAGCATTATTTGGGTCGGGTTTTGCGCCTACAACCAGGCGATCGCTTTATTATTCTTGATGGTCGGGGGGGTTGGTGGCTGGCTATCTGGAAAGGCGGGCAAAATGCCACTGTAGTTGAACCGATAAGGATTAACAATGAGTTACCCATACCTGTGACTTTATGGGTGTCTATGCCTAAAGGAAGTGGCTTTGAGGAGATTGTGCGCTGTACTACGGAGTTGGGAGTGTCTCGTTTGGTTCCCATTATGAGCGCCCGCACTGTGGTTGTCCCTAGCCCTCAAAAACTAGCCCGCTGGCGACGTATTGCTACAGAGGCGGCGGAACAGTCAGAACGTCAGATCCTCCCGGAAATTACTGATCCACTATCGATACAGCAGGCTTGGGAAACCTTGTCAGACCAGGGAGAAGAGGTAGATAAATATATTTGTGTGGCTAGGGGAGATTTTCCCCACCTGTTGAATTGTTTGTTGGCTGCGAGAACGGGACAAGGAAAGGGTTATGTCTACAATTCCCTGCTTTTAGCTATTGGACCCGAAGGGGGATGGACAACACCAGAGGTTGAGGAGGCTATTAATAGGCGATTTCAGCCGGTGTCTCTGGGAAGCCGAATTTTGCGATCGGTCACAGCCCCCATGGTAGCTTTATCTCTGGTGGCTGCGGTCTCCGAAATGGATAATTATTAA
- a CDS encoding NAD(P)-dependent oxidoreductase — translation MTKTAFLGLGVMGGYMAANLAQGGYDVKGWNRTPSRPGVAIASDAGATIVHSIEEAVTEAEVICTCVGDVPDVEEVILGSLGVIQFAKPGAIIIDFSTIGSAAVHPIASAIASHQMQFLDAPVSGGDIGAKNGTLTIMVGGDRHSFDTCLPLLETMGKNIRYCGPSGSGQAVKLCNQVLCSLNMIGLCEAMLLAEHQGIDPQLIVEVCSTGAAGSWALSNLGEKVANNDFAPGFMIRHMVKDLRLVQEAISRELPGVKLADTLFKIVQNLDEGLGSTQGTQAMIRAYQKPDN, via the coding sequence GTGACTAAAACTGCATTTTTGGGACTTGGCGTGATGGGTGGCTATATGGCTGCTAACCTCGCTCAAGGTGGTTATGATGTGAAAGGATGGAATCGTACTCCCTCGCGTCCTGGTGTGGCGATCGCCTCTGATGCAGGTGCTACAATCGTCCATAGCATAGAAGAAGCTGTGACCGAAGCTGAGGTGATCTGTACCTGTGTGGGAGATGTTCCCGACGTGGAAGAAGTCATCCTTGGTTCCCTTGGGGTGATTCAGTTTGCTAAACCGGGCGCGATCATTATAGACTTTAGCACTATTGGGTCGGCGGCGGTTCATCCGATCGCTTCGGCGATCGCATCCCATCAAATGCAGTTTTTAGATGCACCTGTTTCCGGGGGAGATATCGGCGCGAAAAATGGTACTCTAACTATTATGGTGGGTGGCGATCGCCATAGCTTTGACACCTGCCTACCCTTGTTAGAAACAATGGGTAAAAATATCCGCTATTGTGGTCCTAGTGGTAGCGGTCAAGCTGTCAAACTCTGTAATCAGGTACTATGTTCCCTCAACATGATTGGACTATGTGAGGCGATGTTACTAGCGGAACATCAGGGTATTGACCCTCAACTAATTGTGGAGGTATGCAGCACCGGAGCCGCTGGGTCTTGGGCTTTGTCTAACCTAGGGGAAAAGGTAGCTAACAATGATTTCGCTCCGGGTTTTATGATTCGCCACATGGTTAAGGATTTGCGATTAGTTCAAGAGGCTATTTCCAGGGAGTTACCAGGGGTAAAATTAGCCGATACCCTGTTTAAAATAGTTCAGAATTTGGATGAAGGTTTAGGCTCTACTCAAGGAACCCAAGCCATGATTAGAGCTTATCAGAAGCCGGACAATTAA
- a CDS encoding DUF1823 family protein has protein sequence MSELPPLNTDTIWAILNEEIEDNTVNQLVWYYLGYRYDEQSDRWDITQVDTQWRETYREPPDFIESRPATVQLTRSIPKENKQLLKEELGFKGYTIGNFGPRQTRRATMANWLLSYMKTTQANNTDIEKLR, from the coding sequence ATGTCTGAACTACCCCCCCTAAATACTGATACGATTTGGGCGATTCTCAATGAGGAAATAGAGGACAACACTGTTAATCAACTGGTTTGGTATTATCTTGGTTATCGCTATGACGAACAAAGCGATCGCTGGGATATAACTCAAGTTGATACACAGTGGCGAGAAACATATCGAGAACCCCCGGACTTTATCGAAAGCCGTCCGGCTACTGTTCAACTCACCCGGTCGATACCTAAAGAAAATAAACAACTCCTGAAAGAGGAACTAGGCTTTAAAGGCTACACTATTGGAAACTTTGGACCGAGACAAACCCGGCGCGCTACTATGGCTAACTGGTTACTCTCCTATATGAAAACTACCCAAGCTAATAATACAGATATTGAAAAATTGAGGTAA
- a CDS encoding DUF6930 domain-containing protein has product MTFLNRSTLRRLQKLPSIPSVWEGDRRPMSHESRPSLETDIEADNDCIIWVDGSQGMVRSMDMVSANIGPEAIVRTLLRAMEHPQSPTPAARPHKIVVKDREIQFFLRGVLQELDIVIDYVPDLPLIDEIFRGLQEVAESRPPQLPEAFVDPLLKKAEQIWKDAPWDKLGEHQIISIEINHLDVGTIYISTLGKLGMDYGVLMYRSLESLKRFRERVVADRPFDNLEEAFLTQDCLFVTFEPLSEEDEEEDVIWETLSASQIEPNFGNLHPLEGLRSVIYEEEATVMMVALEALHRFLRDFRYKLNEDSFPELSKRYRISCSVPDAPETKMISVKVKTLPEVADELLEMVKAAEDDEEEFDYPTLRDDLIPPKSFLSLGVIPWETVDYLRNNTEFYQPSDVDIPQKGDGLPVILIQTYEPEAKTLIQNLEEAGGLAGICFNSGKDPVEGRNYDLGILKTENGELHLFGEFIEDDPTHQRARTNWERRCSQTEGWCGLIIAMGLTDSPSDQPGFKDMMALVELRSVSPDEFGLGPLELITPM; this is encoded by the coding sequence ATGACATTTCTCAATCGTTCAACCCTTCGTCGTTTACAAAAACTACCCTCCATTCCTAGCGTGTGGGAGGGCGATCGCCGTCCCATGTCTCACGAGTCTCGACCTAGTTTGGAAACAGATATAGAGGCTGATAATGACTGCATCATTTGGGTTGACGGTTCTCAGGGAATGGTACGGTCAATGGATATGGTATCGGCTAATATTGGCCCAGAAGCGATCGTCCGAACTTTACTCAGGGCGATGGAACATCCCCAAAGCCCTACCCCAGCAGCCCGCCCTCACAAAATTGTGGTCAAAGATCGCGAAATTCAGTTTTTCCTGCGCGGTGTCCTACAAGAACTCGATATAGTTATAGACTATGTACCAGATTTACCACTAATTGATGAGATATTTAGGGGACTCCAAGAAGTAGCCGAAAGTCGCCCCCCTCAACTCCCCGAAGCCTTTGTAGATCCCCTGCTCAAAAAAGCCGAGCAAATTTGGAAAGATGCACCTTGGGATAAATTAGGGGAACATCAAATTATTTCTATAGAAATCAATCACTTAGACGTAGGAACTATCTACATTTCTACACTGGGTAAGTTAGGGATGGATTATGGGGTGCTAATGTACCGTTCCCTAGAATCTTTAAAAAGGTTTCGAGAAAGAGTTGTTGCTGACCGACCTTTTGATAACCTAGAAGAAGCATTTTTAACTCAAGATTGTCTGTTTGTCACCTTTGAGCCTTTGTCAGAAGAAGATGAGGAGGAGGACGTAATCTGGGAAACTTTATCAGCATCGCAGATTGAACCTAACTTTGGTAATTTACACCCCTTAGAAGGTTTGCGATCGGTCATCTACGAAGAAGAAGCCACGGTGATGATGGTAGCCTTGGAAGCACTGCACCGATTCTTACGAGATTTTCGCTATAAATTAAATGAGGATTCATTTCCTGAGCTGTCTAAACGCTATCGCATATCTTGTTCTGTACCTGATGCACCTGAAACCAAAATGATTTCGGTGAAGGTGAAAACTTTACCAGAGGTGGCTGATGAACTTCTGGAAATGGTGAAAGCAGCGGAAGATGACGAGGAGGAGTTTGATTACCCTACCTTACGAGATGATTTGATACCACCTAAATCATTTTTGAGTTTGGGTGTAATTCCTTGGGAAACGGTGGATTACTTGCGAAACAATACGGAGTTCTACCAGCCTTCTGATGTGGATATTCCTCAGAAAGGGGATGGTTTACCTGTGATTTTGATTCAAACTTATGAGCCGGAGGCGAAAACACTAATTCAAAATTTGGAGGAGGCTGGAGGATTAGCGGGAATATGTTTTAACTCAGGGAAAGATCCAGTTGAGGGTCGGAATTATGACCTGGGAATTTTGAAGACAGAAAATGGTGAGTTGCATTTGTTTGGGGAATTTATCGAGGATGACCCAACTCATCAGCGGGCTAGGACAAACTGGGAAAGACGCTGTAGCCAAACTGAGGGTTGGTGTGGTTTAATTATTGCTATGGGGTTGACAGATAGCCCTAGTGATCAGCCCGGTTTTAAGGATATGATGGCATTGGTTGAATTGCGCTCTGTTTCTCCTGATGAGTTTGGATTGGGACCTTTAGAACTCATTACCCCCATGTAA
- the tnpA gene encoding IS200/IS605 family transposase has translation MRDESINYRHGNHSVGLAHVHLVWIPKRRKKVLVGNVKMRLAAILNEVALENDWLVKALEIAPDHVHILVEHGSQVAIHQIVKVMKGRSSRRIRQEFPHLCKLPSLWTRSYYYEATGKVSTAKVTAYINDPHHS, from the coding sequence ATGCGAGATGAGTCAATCAACTACCGCCACGGCAACCACTCGGTAGGGCTGGCCCATGTTCACCTGGTCTGGATTCCGAAAAGGCGGAAGAAGGTTTTGGTCGGCAACGTCAAGATGAGGCTTGCCGCAATACTGAATGAGGTTGCCCTAGAAAATGACTGGCTGGTCAAGGCTCTGGAAATAGCCCCTGACCACGTTCACATCCTGGTAGAGCACGGCTCTCAGGTCGCCATTCACCAAATAGTCAAAGTTATGAAGGGGCGTTCATCTAGGCGGATCAGGCAGGAGTTCCCTCACCTCTGCAAGCTACCTTCATTGTGGACTCGGTCGTATTACTACGAAGCTACAGGGAAAGTCAGCACGGCTAAGGTGACAGCTTACATTAACGACCCTCACCATTCCTGA
- a CDS encoding RNA-guided endonuclease InsQ/TnpB family protein — translation MAKTFAAQVNQLPDDPPLRAALEYLGTASNNLYNCTVYLARQLYFKAGKFSNGRWLSSQMKHNAHMKALYTSAAQQTCISVGEAFKGYRELLKLWRSGGLTEKPKPPNYRKSGGMFQLSYPRRWLRLVDGQVRVPMGTACKVWFDLPEIFLPFPSNLDWEKVREVQIVPRAGYFDAVWICEAPPVVPVVLDPEKSLAIDHGIDNWLTCVDSEGHSLIVDGKHLKALNQFYNKRVATIKEGKPHAFWCRLLDKLTGKRNRQMRDAVNKADRLVVNHCLKHGIGTVVFGWNQGQKNGASMGCQTNQKFVQIPTARLKNRIAQLCEAHGILFVEQEESYTSQASALDLDSIPVYGEKPEGWKASGRRIRRGTYRSAAGVEVNADCNGAWNIGRKAKVTGMQGIPARGVLTSPRRLRIWDLPGVSILTQKCCNPSGESPSL, via the coding sequence ATGGCTAAAACCTTTGCAGCACAAGTCAATCAACTCCCTGACGACCCTCCCCTGAGGGCCGCACTGGAGTATCTTGGCACGGCTTCAAATAACCTCTACAACTGCACGGTTTACCTGGCTAGGCAGTTGTATTTCAAGGCAGGTAAATTCTCGAATGGGCGCTGGCTATCGAGCCAGATGAAGCACAACGCCCACATGAAAGCGCTCTATACCAGCGCTGCACAGCAAACCTGTATCAGCGTGGGTGAGGCGTTCAAGGGCTACCGTGAGCTACTGAAGTTATGGCGCAGCGGTGGGCTGACTGAAAAGCCGAAGCCGCCCAATTACCGCAAGTCTGGCGGCATGTTTCAGCTTAGCTACCCTAGGCGGTGGCTGAGGCTGGTTGATGGTCAGGTTAGGGTGCCAATGGGAACGGCCTGCAAGGTCTGGTTTGACCTACCCGAAATCTTCCTGCCTTTCCCGTCAAACCTTGACTGGGAAAAGGTTAGAGAGGTGCAGATTGTTCCTCGTGCAGGCTACTTTGATGCCGTCTGGATCTGCGAAGCACCCCCCGTTGTGCCCGTGGTTCTAGACCCTGAGAAGTCGCTAGCCATTGATCACGGCATTGACAACTGGCTGACCTGTGTGGATAGCGAGGGCCATAGTTTGATTGTGGACGGCAAGCACCTGAAGGCGCTCAACCAGTTCTACAACAAACGGGTCGCCACCATCAAAGAGGGAAAGCCTCATGCCTTTTGGTGCAGGTTGCTAGATAAGCTCACGGGCAAGCGTAATCGCCAGATGCGGGATGCCGTCAACAAGGCAGATAGGCTAGTGGTCAATCACTGCCTGAAGCATGGCATTGGCACTGTGGTCTTTGGCTGGAATCAGGGGCAAAAAAACGGGGCCAGCATGGGCTGCCAAACCAACCAGAAATTTGTGCAGATTCCTACGGCAAGGCTGAAGAACCGAATAGCTCAGCTTTGCGAGGCCCACGGTATTTTGTTCGTTGAACAGGAGGAAAGTTATACGTCGCAAGCGTCCGCGTTAGACCTAGACAGTATTCCCGTTTACGGTGAAAAACCCGAGGGTTGGAAGGCTTCAGGTAGGCGCATTCGACGTGGAACCTATCGCTCTGCTGCTGGCGTTGAGGTCAATGCCGACTGCAACGGGGCGTGGAATATCGGTCGCAAAGCAAAAGTAACGGGGATGCAAGGCATCCCCGCAAGAGGCGTTTTGACTTCGCCTAGGCGTCTGAGAATTTGGGATCTTCCTGGTGTGTCGATCCTAACTCAGAAGTGCTGTAATCCCTCCGGGGAATCCCCGTCGCTTTAG
- a CDS encoding HesB/IscA family protein: MTQATESKTPTQGIQMTDAAVQQVLFLREKQGRDLCLRVGVRQGGCSGMSYMMDFIEPNNIQDTDEVFDHNGFQVVCDPKSLLYIYGMVLDYSNALIGGGFQFTNPNASQTCGCGKSFAT, translated from the coding sequence ATGACACAAGCAACTGAGTCTAAAACCCCAACCCAAGGAATTCAGATGACTGATGCTGCTGTTCAGCAGGTGCTTTTCCTGCGCGAGAAGCAGGGTAGAGACCTCTGTTTACGGGTGGGTGTCCGTCAGGGGGGATGTTCTGGTATGTCCTACATGATGGATTTTATTGAACCCAATAACATCCAGGATACCGATGAGGTCTTCGACCATAATGGTTTTCAGGTTGTTTGTGATCCCAAGAGTTTGCTGTATATTTATGGTATGGTCCTTGACTACAGCAACGCTTTGATTGGGGGTGGGTTCCAATTTACTAATCCTAATGCTAGTCAAACCTGTGGCTGTGGTAAGTCCTTTGCTACTTGA
- a CDS encoding tetratricopeptide repeat protein, with translation MKTTEELFKEGFERYQAGEAMDTLIPVFREVCDRSPKNSNAWTSLAWLYLLADKPSAAYKAAKLAVKLNPHDPQARVNLAVSMLDLQKPGVRPHVEMAQQMIMADSEWLEEVKKNLDDGLTRKPEWKSLLRVKQWLLEL, from the coding sequence ATGAAAACTACTGAAGAACTGTTTAAGGAAGGATTTGAGCGTTATCAAGCTGGGGAAGCTATGGATACCTTAATCCCCGTGTTTCGTGAAGTGTGCGATCGCTCTCCTAAAAATAGTAACGCCTGGACTAGCCTAGCTTGGTTATACCTCCTTGCTGATAAACCTTCTGCGGCTTATAAAGCCGCCAAGTTAGCAGTTAAATTAAATCCCCACGACCCCCAAGCTAGGGTAAATTTAGCCGTATCGATGTTGGATTTACAAAAACCCGGGGTTCGTCCCCATGTAGAAATGGCTCAACAGATGATTATGGCTGATTCGGAGTGGCTAGAGGAAGTCAAAAAAAATTTGGACGATGGATTGACTCGCAAACCTGAATGGAAAAGTTTACTTAGGGTTAAACAATGGCTGCTAGAACTTTAG
- a CDS encoding 5-(carboxyamino)imidazole ribonucleotide synthase: MNVTLIPPPSNQTLTRVGVIGGGQLAWMMASAAKNLGVSLVVQTPHNSDPAVAIATDTVLGNIADAIATQELAKRCDVITFENEFIDLDALRVLAEAGVCFRPRLEALAPLLDKFEQLSQLQGLGLPVPRFEALTRVEGDLNPQITQGLGYPVVLKARRHGYDGQGTFIIPDAATLKATWAKFDYPPMLLQEFIPFERELAAIAARSVTGDVAIYPIVETIQHDQVCHRVIAPAKISTHLQDQINRLAHTLLHGLDVVGLFGIEFFLTASGEVLVNEIAPRTHNSGHFSLDACHTSQFEQHLRAVSGLPLGNPDLKCGGAVMVNLLGFELAENDYLAKREQLAAIPQAKVHWYGKIQSRPGRKLGHVTVLIDTEDPIHTLQEEAQAIAQQIESIWYGDQLPYRHQ, from the coding sequence ATGAACGTCACCCTTATACCCCCCCCTTCCAATCAAACACTTACCCGCGTTGGTGTCATTGGCGGCGGACAATTAGCTTGGATGATGGCTAGTGCGGCTAAGAATTTGGGGGTGTCTCTGGTGGTCCAAACTCCCCATAATAGTGATCCGGCTGTGGCGATCGCCACCGATACGGTTTTAGGAAATATTGCTGATGCGATCGCTACTCAGGAGTTAGCTAAACGCTGCGATGTCATTACTTTTGAGAATGAGTTTATTGATCTTGATGCCCTCCGGGTATTGGCAGAAGCCGGGGTCTGTTTCCGCCCCCGTCTGGAGGCTTTAGCACCCCTGTTAGATAAATTTGAGCAATTATCTCAATTACAAGGTTTAGGCTTGCCTGTGCCTCGGTTTGAGGCTCTAACACGGGTTGAAGGTGATCTTAACCCTCAGATTACACAAGGTTTGGGTTATCCGGTAGTTCTCAAAGCTAGACGGCATGGTTATGATGGCCAGGGAACCTTTATCATTCCTGATGCTGCTACCTTGAAGGCTACCTGGGCGAAGTTTGATTATCCCCCCATGCTACTACAGGAGTTTATCCCCTTTGAACGGGAATTGGCAGCGATCGCCGCCCGGTCAGTCACCGGAGATGTCGCTATTTATCCCATCGTGGAAACTATCCAACATGATCAGGTTTGTCATCGGGTGATCGCCCCCGCTAAGATTAGCACCCATTTACAGGATCAAATTAATCGATTAGCCCATACCCTTCTCCATGGTTTAGACGTGGTGGGGCTATTTGGTATTGAGTTTTTCCTGACCGCTTCTGGGGAGGTTTTGGTGAATGAAATCGCCCCCCGCACCCATAATTCCGGTCACTTTAGCCTTGATGCTTGTCATACCTCCCAATTTGAACAACATTTGCGGGCGGTCTCTGGTTTACCTTTGGGAAATCCTGACCTTAAATGTGGCGGCGCGGTGATGGTGAATTTGTTGGGGTTTGAGTTGGCGGAAAATGACTATTTAGCTAAACGGGAACAACTGGCTGCTATTCCTCAAGCTAAAGTTCACTGGTATGGGAAAATTCAGTCCCGTCCGGGTCGTAAACTGGGTCATGTCACCGTGTTAATTGATACTGAAGACCCAATCCATACTCTTCAAGAGGAAGCACAGGCGATCGCTCAACAGATAGAATCTATTTGGTATGGTGATCAACTTCCCTACCGCCATCAGTAA
- a CDS encoding glycosyltransferase: protein MPYISVVIPIYNGEADFPDLIDCLRSQIYPTNQVEYLLVDNNSSDRTGEILQTATQDPTLPLRPLTENQIQSSYAARNRGIRAARGEIIAFTDADCRPEPEWLKNLVQPFGDDQIGIVAGEIIALPGNTLLEKHASRQDTLSQKHTLAHPFYPYGQTANLAVRRDAFQKTGLFRPYLTTGGDADLCWRIQQQTSYKLAFMEKAQVKHRHRSTLKGLQSQWRRYGESNRYLHQIHGVDLMPQMQPKDYIYSLGRWIVKELPINSAKAIIGRGEWVDVVGTPIGLLNARWRSQGQQQASLPEQAKQIDQL from the coding sequence ATGCCATATATTTCTGTTGTCATCCCTATCTATAACGGCGAAGCGGATTTTCCAGATTTGATTGATTGTTTGCGATCGCAAATTTACCCAACCAATCAGGTTGAGTATCTGCTAGTAGACAATAACAGCAGCGATCGCACTGGGGAAATTCTGCAAACAGCTACCCAAGATCCAACCCTGCCCCTGCGACCCCTGACGGAAAATCAAATCCAAAGTTCCTACGCAGCCCGAAATCGTGGTATCCGCGCCGCCAGAGGCGAAATTATCGCCTTTACCGACGCTGACTGTCGCCCAGAACCGGAATGGTTAAAAAACCTGGTACAACCATTTGGAGATGATCAAATCGGCATAGTAGCAGGGGAAATTATCGCTTTACCCGGAAACACTCTCCTAGAAAAACACGCCAGCCGCCAAGATACCCTTTCTCAAAAACACACCCTCGCACACCCTTTTTATCCCTACGGTCAAACCGCTAATTTAGCCGTGCGACGAGACGCATTCCAAAAAACGGGGTTATTTCGTCCCTATCTCACCACCGGGGGAGATGCTGATTTGTGTTGGCGCATTCAACAGCAAACCAGCTACAAGTTAGCCTTTATGGAAAAAGCACAGGTCAAACATCGCCACCGCAGCACCCTCAAAGGATTACAAAGTCAGTGGCGACGCTATGGAGAATCCAACCGCTATCTTCACCAAATCCACGGCGTGGATTTAATGCCTCAAATGCAGCCTAAAGACTATATATATAGCCTGGGGCGGTGGATAGTCAAGGAATTGCCCATCAATAGTGCTAAGGCGATTATAGGTCGCGGTGAGTGGGTTGATGTGGTGGGGACTCCCATAGGTCTACTTAATGCTAGATGGCGATCGCAGGGTCAGCAACAAGCAAGTCTTCCTGAACAAGCCAAACAGATTGATCAGCTTTAA